The Papio anubis isolate 15944 chromosome 10, Panubis1.0, whole genome shotgun sequence genome includes the window GCATAGTAATCCAGCAGTAACTCAAATCCTCTCCCTTCATTTTCCATCTGGTTCACCATGAACCTGGAAAACTCATCGGTGATGCTCTCACAGCTCGACTGTTTGGAGACAGAGCTGGCCCTGCTGACCGGCTGGCTCAGCGTGCTCATTAAGCCCAGGCTGTTGACATAGGCCCTGGCCTCGGAGTCTTCCTCAGGAATGCTTTCACAGCTAGAGGCCTTCAGCCGGCTCCACCTGTCACCACTCAGTAACCGATTCCGGGGATAGCCCTGCGCCTGCCACATGCCGTCCACCATAGAGAACTCCGATAGGTTCATGATCTTGGCTGCCACTTCATTGGCAAAAAGGTTGACAGAATCTGGGACATCCTCAAGGTTCATGGACTCATCCACAACCCTGTTCATCAGCTTCTCTTTAAGCTCGGGATGCTCATCCGTCTTCCTCTTGATCTCACTGAGCCGGGGCGGCTTGTGTTTCCTCACAGCAGCCCCGCTCCCCtggctctctttcttcctcttcaaggATCGGCAGGGTACATTGGGTGTCATCAGAAACTCACTCCCTCTTTTCCATGCACAAAACCAGGGTTGTTTTCCACTGGAGTTGTCAAGGCAAATCGCTGCAATTTCAGTTGCCATGGAGACGACAGTGTCTGCTAATTCTTCCGCAAAGTCTGTAATGCAGTAGATGTCTGGATGCTTTGTTTGAAGCATGGATTGAGCAGGAAGCAGCAAGTCATCCCCTAACACGGACAGGTTGACTTGAACTTCGTTGATGCAAGATGTGGCAGAGTTGTACTTTTCTTGGGTGTTTGGGTGGATactgtcctcagcctcctgggaactGCTTCTGGACTGGCCAACCGTCGGGGACCTTTGTGCTTCGGAAGAGACCCTGCATTCATTCTCACTGTGATGAGGGCTTTTTGTATCCTCTCCCGCTGTTCCTTTCAGATATATTTCCTTGGGGGATGTTGTAGCAGTCGAAGAATCGGGCACCCTGTGACCATGTGATAATTCTGACTGCAGCGTGGGGTTCTTGAAGAGGCCTGGCCTCACTCCAccgttgttttgttttgaatacaTGCCATCCACAAGATTGTTGATGACAAGACTCGTGTTGTGTGAATTGCTAAGTGGAGAGCTGCTGGAGGATTCAGTGGCTTTTGTCCAAGCTAGACTAGCACCCGGATCAGATGGCTGGCAGCCAGGTTCTGTCTCCCTCCTTCCGATGGTCTCCTTAGAAAGGACAGCAGGACATTCACCAAGCCGTACAATATGACTCATCTTCTTGAACGTGAAGCATATCACATCGAAAAGCAGTTGATTTGTACTTTCCATTAAGGTGTCCAGAATTTCAGATGAATGCCTGTTGCCATTGGGGTCGATTATCATATTTTTGTGGTGAACTTCATCAATGGAATGCCTCAGGATAACATTGGACAGGGTATGTGCCAGTTCATTCCTGAGGACATTTTCTGAGCACAGGGTCTGAGACTTTGAAGCAGTTTCCATGATTCTCCTGTTCATGGAGTCCAGGAAGTCTCCAATACTACTGTAGGTATTAGGCCTTGTTAAAACCAGAGCAGCCTCCTTGAGCAATCCCTCAGCAATGGCTTCCTTGCCAAGCTCCATGCTTGCTAAACTACAAAGTGGGGGCATGGCTTCAGAAGCCTCAGCTGCAGGTGAGAGGCCACCGCTTGGAGCCACTGAGCACGTCACCTCTTCTCTTTCACCTAGACCACAGACAGCCACGGCACTGGCCACCTGAGTCATGCCACACAAAGCAGATGGAAAGGAGTACTCACTGATGGAAGGTTCCTTGAGCCCTTGGGGTGCTTGCGTTTGCAGTGCACCACTGCCCCCTAGTGGAAAGTTTGAGTCCACTTGCTCCATTTTGAGTCTTTCTGTGGCCTGTGGACTGGAAATGGTTCCAATCACAGTGGCTGCACAAGCTAACGCCACTTCTAGAGCACTCTGGGGTTGTCTGCTGGGGTTCTCTCCAGAGAGGAGACTTGAGGTTTCAACAGAGGCTTCCATCTCAGGCCATGAGGAGATGCCTGGCTCGGGGGCAGCATCGCTGCCATCTGGACTCTGAACAACGACGATTTTGGGGAGCTCATTCCATGACCGAGAAACCACTGTATCTTTTGTAGAATAGCAACTGGGAAGCAGAGAACTTCCTACAGAAACACTGACTGCAGATTCCTGGGATAATGTGGGCTGAGACTGAGATAATCTAATAAATGCATCCTGCAGCACGGATTCTGCTAAATTTGTAGCATACTTGCCAGTGGTGACTTCTCCATCTTGTACAGGAGGGAGAGCGTTTCTTGTGTCTTCATGATCTCCTGGGTTTCGGTTGCTTCTCTGCTCAGCCAGAGCACATGCAGAAGGTACATCTTTATCCATCATGGAGAAATAAGCATCTTTTGGAATATACAGTGCCTGTGATTTTTCCATTTGACCTTTAAAATcttctgaataataataatgggtGGCTTCTCTCTTATTCCCTACAGCTTCACTTTTCCACTGTGACGGCTTGGCTGAGGGATCTAGACTCTGTAAGGCTGTGTTCTTTGTTAGGTTTTCTGGAGATCGTTCTGGTTTAATCAATGGTGTGGGATATTTGTTGATGTATTTGTCTTCCAAAGCATAACGCCACTTTTCCTTGTTGTAATTCCATTCCTCCTGGGTGGCTCCCTTTAGCTGTTTACTTTCCAAAACATTGGCTgagacatttatattttcataaccTAGTGAGGAGAATATGAGAGGCACTATTACTTTTTGGATAGCAGGTTACCATAAGTCTTAAGTAATAATTACTTTCTAAAAGTAAAGCATcaataaggacacatgcacacgtatgtttattgtggcactattcacaatagcaaagacttggaaccaacccaaatgtccatcgatgacagactggattaagaaaatgtggcacatatataccatggaatgctatgcagccataaaaaggatgagttcatgtcctttgtagggtcatggatgaagctggaaaccatcattctgagcaaactatcacaaggacagaaaaccaaacaccgcatgttctcactcataggtgggaattgaacaatgagaacacttggacgcagggtagggaatatcacacaccggggcctgtcatggggtggggggaagggggagggacagcattaggagatataccctaatgtaaatgacgagttaatgggtgcagcgcaccaacatggcacatgtatacatatataacaaacctgcacattgtacacatgcaccctagaacttaaagtataataaaaaataaataaaaataaataaataaaaataaagcatcaaCTTTTTCCCCCTTCAAGAATAACATTTTGAAGGTTTTCTTCAAGAAAAATGAATCGGAAAAGGCTTTCAAGTTTCATGATAGAATGCCACCCAAAAAAATGGCTTTCCATGTGGGATATAAATGCAAGTAGGAAGTGTTTGAGGGTTGAGGGTTGAAACCATTCTTCAGGGGAAAGCAAACCAGACAGGTG containing:
- the SPHKAP gene encoding A-kinase anchor protein SPHKAP isoform X5, producing MDGNSLLSVPSNLESSRMYDVLGPQQGRGCGSSGGGPGNSITACKKVLRSNSLLESTDYWLQNQRMPCQIGFIEDKSENCASVCFVNLDVNKDECSTEHLQQKLVNVSPDLPKLISSMNVQQPKENEIVVLSGLASGNLQAEFEVSQCPWLPDICLVQCARGNRPNSTNCIIFEINKFLIGLELVQERQLHLETNILKLEDDTNCSLSSIEEDFLTASEHLEEESEVDESRNGYENINVSANVLESKQLKGATQEEWNYNKEKWRYALEDKYINKYPTPLIKPERSPENLTKNTALQSLDPSAKPSQWKSEAVGNKREATHYYYSEDFKGQMEKSQALYIPKDAYFSMMDKDVPSACALAEQRSNRNPGDHEDTRNALPPVQDGEVTTGKYATNLAESVLQDAFIRLSQSQPTLSQESAVSVSVGSSLLPSCYSTKDTVVSRSWNELPKIVVVQSPDGSDAAPEPGISSWPEMEASVETSSLLSGENPSRQPQSALEVALACAATVIGTISSPQATERLKMEQVDSNFPLGGSGALQTQAPQGLKEPSISEYSFPSALCGMTQVASAVAVCGLGEREEVTCSVAPSGGLSPAAEASEAMPPLCSLASMELGKEAIAEGLLKEAALVLTRPNTYSSIGDFLDSMNRRIMETASKSQTLCSENVLRNELAHTLSNVILRHSIDEVHHKNMIIDPNGNRHSSEILDTLMESTNQLLFDVICFTFKKMSHIVRLGECPAVLSKETIGRRETEPGCQPSDPGASLAWTKATESSSSSPLSNSHNTSLVINNLVDGMYSKQNNGGVRPGLFKNPTLQSELSHGHRVPDSSTATTSPKEIYLKGTAGEDTKSPHHSENECRVSSEAQRSPTVGQSRSSSQEAEDSIHPNTQEKYNSATSCINEVQVNLSVLGDDLLLPAQSMLQTKHPDIYCITDFAEELADTVVSMATEIAAICLDNSSGKQPWFCAWKRGSEFLMTPNVPCRSLKRKKESQGSGAAVRKHKPPRLSEIKRKTDEHPELKEKLMNRVVDESMNLEDVPDSVNLFANEVAAKIMNLSEFSMVDGMWQAQGYPRNRLLSGDRWSRLKASSCESIPEEDSEARAYVNSLGLMSTLSQPVSRASSVSKQSSCESITDEFSRFMVNQMENEGRGFELLLDYYAGKNASSILSSAMQQACRKSDHLSVRPNCPSKQSSTESITEEFYRYMLRDIERDSREGTSSRRSSQDWTASLLSPSLRSPVCHRQSSMPDSRSPCSRLTVNVPIKANSLDGFAQNCPQDFLSVQPVSSTSSSGLCKSDSCLYRRGRTDHITNMLIHETWASSIEALMRKNKIIVDDAGEADAEPVSGGSPSQAETCANRLAASRMCSGPTLLVQESLDCPRKDSVTECKQPPVSSLSKTASLTNHNPLDSKKETSSCHDTVAINHKRRSLCSREVPLIQIETDQREACAGEPEPFLSKSSPPEEAEEHSNDKNIPDVVRGGDTAVSACQIHSDSLDARDVPQTEASTEARAPDESPNPPSSSEESTGSWTQLANEEDNPDDTSSFLQLSERSMSNGNSSATSSLGIMDLDIYQESMPSSPMINELLEEKEILKGQSESIEAPASGLPMGTASPQRSLLVINFDLEPECPDAELRATLQWIAASELGIPTIYFKKSQENRIEKFLDVVRLVHQKSWKVGDIFHAVVQYCKMYEEQKDGRLSLFDWLLELG
- the SPHKAP gene encoding A-kinase anchor protein SPHKAP isoform X8 — translated: MDGNSLLSVPSNLESSRMYDVLGPQQGRGCGSSGGGPGNSITACKKVLRSNSLLESTDYWLQNQRMPCQIGFIEDKSENCASVCFVNLDVNKDECSTEHLQQKLVNVSPDLPKLISSMNVQQPKENEIVVLSGLASGNLQAEFEVSQCPWLPDICLVQCARGNRPNSTNCIIFEINKFLIGLELVQERQLHLETNILKLEDDTNCSLSSIEEDFLTASEHLEEESEVDESRNGYENINVSANVLESKQLKGATQEEWNYNKEKWRYALEDKYINKYPTPLIKPERSPENLTKNTALQSLDPSAKPSQWKSEAVGNKREATHYYYSEDFKGQMEKSQALYIPKDAYFSMMDKDVPSACALAEQRSNRNPGDHEDTRNALPPVQDGEVTTGKYATNLAESVLQDAFIRLSQSQPTLSQESAVSVSVGSSLLPSCYSTKDTVVSRSWNELPKIVVVQSPDGSDAAPEPGISSWPEMEASVETSSLLSGENPSRQPQSALEVALACAATVIGTISSPQATERLKMEQVDSNFPLGGSGALQTQAPQGLKEPSISEYSFPSALCGMTQVASAVAVCGLGEREEVTCSVAPSGGLSPAAEASEAMPPLCSLASMELGKEAIAEGLLKEAALVLTRPNTYSSIGDFLDSMNRRIMETASKSQTLCSENVLRNELAHTLSNVILRHSIDEVHHKNMIIDPNGNRHSSEILDTLMESTNQLLFDVICFTFKKMSHIVRLGECPAVLSKETIGRRETEPGCQPSDPGASLAWTKATESSSSSPLSNSHNTSLVINNLVDGMYSKQNNGGVRPGLFKNPTLQSELSHGHRVPDSSTATTSPKEIYLKGTAGEDTKSPHHSENECRVSSEAQRSPTVGQSRSSSQEAEDSIHPNTQEKYNSATSCINEVQVNLSVLGDDLLLPAQSMLQTKHPDIYCITDFAEELADTVVSMATEIAAICLDNSSGKQPWFCAWKRGSEFLMTPNVPCRSLKRKKESQGSGAAVRKHKPPRLSEIKRKTDEHPELKEKLMNRVVDESMNLEDVPDSVNLFANEVAAKIMNLSEFSMVDGMWQAQGYPRNRLLSGDRWSRLKASSCESIPEEDSEARAYVNSLGLMSTLSQPVSRASSVSKQSSCESITDEFSRFMVNQMENEGRGFELLLDYYAGKNASSILSSAMQQACRKSDHLSVRPNCPSKQSSTESITEEFYRYMLRDIERDSREGTSSRRSSQDWTASLLSPSLRSPVCHRQSSMPDSRSPCSRLTVNVPIKANSLDGFAQNCPQDFLSVQPVSSTSSSGLCKSDSCLYRRGRTDHITNMLIHETWASSIEALMRKNKIIVDDAGEADAEPVSGGSPSQAETCANRLAASRMCSGPTLLVQESLDCPRKDSVTECKQPPVSSLSKTASLTNHNPLDSKKETSSCHDTVAINHKRRSLCSREVPLIQIETDQREACAGEPEPFLSKSSPPEEAEEHSNDKNIPDVVRGGDTAVSACQIHSDSLDARDVPQTEASTEARAPDESPNPPSSSEESTGSWTQLANEEDNPDDTSSFLQLSERSMSELLEEKEILKGQSESIEAPASGLPMGTASPQRSLLVINFDLEPECPDAELRATLQWIAASELGIPTIYFKKSQENRIEKFLDVVRLVHQKSWKVGDIFHAVVQYCKMYEEQKDGRLSLFDWLLELG